A genome region from Cognatishimia activa includes the following:
- a CDS encoding PAS domain-containing hybrid sensor histidine kinase/response regulator yields MTKLDGNFRAAQLIFFGAAVACLAVIIFLAGSVARDLSELRSAKRDTVQWTLSQVEIEFLDFALTLENQVGATTPNLSDLRKDFDVFYSRLSIVSEGRLFNDARVEKKFGEATDLIQAFLDSTANIMDSSDAHLVSSLPSILDKTLALRPSVRALYISGLGYFAEQSDLLRNRLANTMLELSAASGMLLVLLAILTLYSRTTNRQLRRQSHALVSANARMETILETSLDSVIVSDSLGHVIDFNAAAERTFGYKLEDIKGKLIRDLIVPHGMRAAHQQGMERMQATGEKRLVGHGHIQISACRADGTEFPVELALESAQTLDGEIIIAFLRDISERVRTEEELREARDLALAGEKAKSDFLAVMSHEIRTPLNGLLGNLTLLGDTRLSREQSQYQDNMEISGRQLMKHVNSVLDVARFESGKMPVRMSSFHVGQLVQEILDGQSGPAERHQTTLSWRFLGAPVDWMRSDRNHIEQILLNLVGNAIKFTKGGRVEIEIETHDTSIEFRVIDTGVGIAEADQQRIFEDFESAGPATGGTGLGLGIATRLVNLLKGEIGLESTPGEGSVFWFSVPLQIVEAPAETELEDQKNAPMPGLRILLAEDNDMNAFVAQKMLEKEGHTVTLAEDGLQALEAVQHQVFDVILMDINMPRMDGLTATQKMRSEIEATKTTPILAFSANVLPEDKDRFLQNGMDGFIGKPIQMDELRSALQAVMVGHVRPMMKGSSAQLPTNEARDLLGDNYDAFLARFRDEADKLIEWIKAGDTPPGDVEHHCHKLISTAAMFGAKAFQDALRKSENAAKRGDVEMYLSELVEVWTETRATL; encoded by the coding sequence GTGACCAAACTTGATGGCAATTTTCGTGCCGCGCAGCTGATTTTCTTTGGTGCAGCCGTCGCGTGTCTGGCTGTGATTATTTTCCTTGCGGGGTCGGTTGCGCGCGATCTTAGCGAACTCAGGTCGGCAAAGCGCGACACAGTGCAATGGACGCTTTCGCAAGTCGAAATCGAGTTTCTGGATTTTGCGTTGACGCTTGAAAACCAAGTCGGCGCAACAACCCCAAATCTTTCCGATCTGCGCAAGGATTTCGACGTTTTCTATAGCCGCCTTTCTATCGTATCCGAGGGGCGACTTTTCAATGATGCTCGGGTTGAGAAAAAGTTCGGAGAGGCGACGGACCTGATCCAGGCTTTCCTAGATAGCACCGCGAATATCATGGACAGCTCGGATGCTCATTTGGTGTCTAGCCTACCGAGCATCTTGGACAAAACGCTTGCACTAAGGCCATCGGTTCGCGCGCTATATATCTCTGGGCTCGGGTATTTTGCCGAACAGTCCGATTTGCTACGCAATCGGCTCGCCAACACGATGTTAGAGCTGTCCGCAGCGTCGGGCATGTTGCTGGTATTGCTTGCGATCTTGACGCTTTATTCACGTACCACCAACCGACAATTGCGCAGACAAAGCCATGCTTTGGTCAGCGCGAACGCACGGATGGAGACTATTTTGGAAACGTCTCTGGACAGCGTGATCGTGTCAGATTCCTTAGGGCATGTGATCGACTTCAACGCCGCAGCGGAACGCACGTTTGGCTATAAGCTCGAAGACATCAAAGGCAAGCTGATCCGGGATTTGATTGTGCCGCACGGCATGCGTGCAGCCCACCAACAAGGTATGGAGCGCATGCAGGCGACCGGGGAAAAACGGCTCGTGGGACATGGGCACATTCAAATCTCGGCTTGCCGTGCGGATGGGACAGAGTTTCCCGTGGAATTGGCCTTGGAAAGCGCACAGACTCTGGACGGAGAAATCATCATCGCCTTTCTGCGCGATATTTCGGAGCGCGTACGGACCGAAGAAGAGCTCCGCGAGGCACGTGACCTGGCACTGGCCGGCGAGAAGGCGAAATCCGACTTCCTTGCCGTCATGAGCCACGAAATCCGGACGCCGCTTAACGGGTTGTTGGGCAATCTGACATTGCTTGGCGACACGCGACTGTCGCGTGAGCAGTCACAGTATCAGGACAACATGGAAATCTCTGGTCGCCAGTTGATGAAACACGTGAACTCGGTTCTTGATGTGGCGCGGTTTGAAAGCGGCAAGATGCCCGTCAGGATGAGCAGCTTCCACGTGGGTCAGCTTGTCCAAGAGATCCTTGATGGGCAAAGTGGGCCTGCAGAACGGCACCAAACCACACTGAGTTGGCGCTTTCTTGGGGCCCCAGTGGACTGGATGCGATCTGACCGAAATCACATTGAGCAGATCCTTTTGAACCTTGTTGGAAATGCGATCAAATTCACAAAAGGCGGTCGTGTAGAGATCGAGATCGAAACTCATGACACATCAATCGAGTTTCGCGTCATCGATACGGGGGTTGGTATCGCCGAAGCCGATCAGCAGCGGATCTTTGAGGATTTTGAGAGCGCAGGGCCAGCGACCGGCGGCACGGGTTTGGGCCTGGGTATTGCGACGCGCTTGGTAAACCTATTGAAGGGCGAGATTGGATTGGAAAGTACACCGGGTGAAGGCAGCGTGTTCTGGTTCTCTGTTCCTTTGCAGATCGTCGAGGCTCCGGCCGAAACAGAGCTGGAGGACCAAAAGAACGCACCGATGCCAGGGCTGCGGATACTTTTGGCAGAAGACAACGACATGAACGCCTTTGTCGCGCAAAAAATGCTTGAGAAAGAAGGGCATACGGTGACGCTGGCCGAGGATGGCCTGCAAGCTCTTGAGGCCGTTCAGCATCAGGTGTTCGATGTGATCTTGATGGACATCAATATGCCCCGCATGGACGGGCTGACGGCCACGCAAAAGATGCGTTCAGAGATCGAGGCTACCAAAACCACACCGATCCTCGCCTTTTCCGCCAATGTTCTGCCAGAAGACAAGGACCGTTTCTTGCAGAACGGCATGGATGGGTTCATCGGCAAGCCGATCCAGATGGACGAGCTGCGCTCAGCCCTGCAAGCGGTTATGGTTGGTCATGTGCGTCCGATGATGAAAGGCTCATCTGCGCAGCTCCCAACGAACGAAGCCCGCGACCTGTTGGGCGACAACTATGACGCTTTCCTGGCCCGGTTCCGCGATGAGGCGGACAAATTGATCGAATGGATCAAGGCTGGGGACACACCGCCAGGGGATGTCGAGCATCATTGTCACAAACTTATCAGCACGGCAGCGATGTTTGGCGCCAAGGCGTTTCAGGACGCGCTCCGCAAATCTGAGAACGCCGCCAAACGAGGCGACGTGGAAATGTATCTCTCGGAGCTGGTTGAAGTTTGGACAGAAACGCGCGCGACGCTTTAG
- a CDS encoding molybdopterin-dependent oxidoreductase, which yields MRFKHSLWALLTTLTLNVPVSAHAMECSSDDHILQATTTKVTCFTLQDLKVLGATEIETSTLWTDGVHQFTGVLLSDLLQHLDAEGNTIQATAINDYSITIPASDAVDGGPIVAYLMNGETMSRRDKGPLWVVYPFDSDAKFRTETI from the coding sequence ATGCGTTTTAAACATTCACTTTGGGCACTTTTAACCACACTCACGCTAAATGTGCCGGTGTCGGCACATGCCATGGAATGTTCATCCGATGATCATATCCTGCAAGCCACTACCACCAAAGTGACATGTTTCACGCTGCAAGATCTCAAAGTTTTGGGAGCGACAGAGATTGAGACGTCTACCCTCTGGACCGATGGGGTCCACCAGTTCACTGGTGTTTTGTTGAGCGATCTGTTGCAGCATCTTGATGCTGAGGGGAACACGATCCAGGCAACCGCGATCAACGATTACTCGATCACCATTCCGGCGAGCGACGCCGTTGATGGCGGCCCTATTGTTGCATATTTGATGAATGGTGAAACAATGTCCCGCCGGGACAAAGGCCCCTTGTGGGTTGTTTATCCTTTCGACAGCGATGCAAAATTCCGCACAGAAACGATTTAA
- a CDS encoding WecB/TagA/CpsF family glycosyltransferase codes for MKHYRADEIFSQVSVRPELETSHVLGFDMVNATTPDVVQALVAPGRRRVAFMNAHCMNVASRSEDYAHALHRSDLILPDGIGIEIASKVASAPLKENLNGTDLGPHLMRMAAEKGLRVYLLGGETGTAERAAQRLSTQFPDLQIAGTRDGFGGLVGAVEDINASGADILLVALGVPLQELWIDRHFEDLNVRLAMGVGALLDFWAGNVSRAPAFIREARMEWVWRLAMEPRRLAGRYLIGNVTFLARVAIAQMKQITLRDSAKRAMDFCLSLTALLLLAPIFLAITLAIRIESRGNPVFSQTRVGQNGRHFTIYKFRSMYADAEQRRKSLEAQSDRAGVCFKAKDDPRITRIGRFLRRYSIDELPQIFNVLLGNMSIVGPRPGLPSEVAAYSDHAKKRLGTKPGLTGLWQVSGRADIGFDQMIEMDLAYARSRSAMLDIMIIGLTLRAVLTGRGAY; via the coding sequence ATGAAACACTACAGAGCGGACGAAATTTTTTCTCAGGTATCGGTGAGGCCGGAACTAGAGACATCGCATGTCCTTGGCTTTGACATGGTTAACGCGACCACGCCGGACGTGGTGCAAGCCCTCGTCGCCCCAGGTCGTCGTCGCGTAGCATTCATGAACGCGCACTGCATGAACGTGGCATCGCGGTCCGAAGACTATGCACACGCCCTACACCGCTCGGACCTAATCTTACCCGATGGCATCGGAATTGAAATCGCTTCAAAGGTTGCGTCCGCTCCACTGAAAGAAAATCTAAATGGAACCGACCTTGGTCCGCACCTGATGCGGATGGCTGCGGAAAAAGGCTTGCGGGTCTACTTGCTTGGCGGAGAGACCGGAACCGCAGAGCGTGCGGCTCAAAGACTCTCTACGCAATTCCCAGACCTTCAGATTGCAGGAACACGCGATGGTTTCGGCGGGCTTGTTGGAGCTGTCGAAGACATCAACGCCTCCGGCGCCGATATTTTGCTGGTGGCCTTGGGCGTGCCCCTGCAAGAGCTGTGGATTGACCGCCACTTTGAAGACTTGAATGTTCGGCTGGCGATGGGTGTTGGTGCTCTTTTGGACTTCTGGGCTGGCAATGTTTCTCGGGCACCCGCGTTTATACGTGAAGCGCGTATGGAGTGGGTCTGGCGGCTGGCTATGGAGCCTCGGCGCCTTGCGGGACGGTATTTGATTGGCAATGTAACTTTCTTAGCGCGTGTCGCTATCGCGCAAATGAAACAAATCACCCTGCGTGACAGTGCCAAGCGTGCAATGGATTTTTGCCTGAGTTTGACCGCGCTCCTCTTGTTGGCACCGATATTTCTCGCGATCACTCTTGCCATTCGGATAGAGAGCCGGGGCAATCCGGTCTTCAGCCAGACGCGTGTTGGGCAAAACGGGCGTCATTTCACGATATACAAGTTCCGGTCAATGTATGCGGACGCAGAGCAGAGACGGAAGTCGCTTGAAGCACAGTCCGACCGCGCCGGCGTCTGCTTCAAAGCCAAAGATGACCCGCGCATCACACGGATCGGACGGTTTTTGCGCCGCTATTCGATTGATGAATTGCCTCAGATTTTCAACGTCTTGCTAGGCAACATGTCCATTGTGGGGCCACGCCCTGGCCTTCCGAGCGAAGTTGCCGCCTACTCGGACCATGCCAAAAAACGCCTTGGTACAAAACCTGGTCTAACCGGCCTGTGGCAAGTTTCGGGCCGCGCCGACATTGGCTTTGATCAGATGATCGAAATGGATCTGGCCTATGCGCGATCTCGCTCAGCTATGCTGGATATTATGATCATCGGACTCACCCTGCGTGCTGTCCTGACCGGTCGAGGTGCCTACTAA
- a CDS encoding response regulator transcription factor translates to MRILIADDHDLLRDSLVAFMQAEGNIDTDTAANLDEACALIDGHYTYDLVLLDYNMPGMNGLEGLKTAADRNGVHRVALMSGEASREIAEQALEMGAIGFIPKTLPAKSLVNAIKFMAMGEKYAPLDFMTAEPEPNNHPLLKSLTDRETQVLKGLTEGKSNKEIARDLELSEPTVKLHVKTLYRKIDVSNRTQAAMVARDQGVF, encoded by the coding sequence ATGAGAATTCTAATTGCTGACGACCACGATCTGCTGCGCGACTCTCTAGTGGCATTCATGCAGGCCGAGGGAAACATCGACACGGATACAGCTGCAAACCTCGATGAGGCTTGCGCGTTGATTGACGGGCACTACACCTACGATCTGGTGCTGCTCGATTATAACATGCCTGGCATGAACGGGCTTGAGGGCCTGAAGACAGCCGCAGATCGCAATGGCGTGCACCGCGTTGCTTTGATGTCGGGCGAAGCAAGCCGCGAGATTGCTGAGCAGGCGCTTGAGATGGGTGCTATCGGCTTCATCCCCAAGACGCTGCCCGCAAAATCCTTGGTGAACGCGATCAAATTCATGGCCATGGGTGAAAAATACGCACCTTTGGACTTTATGACTGCAGAGCCAGAACCAAACAATCACCCGCTTCTCAAGTCGCTGACGGATCGAGAAACGCAGGTGCTTAAGGGCCTGACCGAAGGCAAATCCAACAAGGAAATCGCCCGCGACCTAGAGCTGTCAGAGCCAACAGTGAAGCTGCATGTGAAAACGCTCTATCGTAAAATTGACGTGTCCAACCGCACGCAGGCCGCGATGGTCGCACGCGATCAGGGCGTCTTTTAA
- a CDS encoding GumC family protein: MAFYSDIEPAAPLTFRTLIRKLRSKSARALLFKRVFRYITVFSIWCGVIWSPIVTYLSSAAPVYTSSMSLILPGAGVSASVNMEGIGQASSFASSAFASNSISPTQTYKRLIRADRIMQSAADQLSIQRRDLPLPKVTLVDQTGLIHIELTGPSPIEAQARAEAVLSSFFHEVELLRNDDQMVREEGAIRAIEEYRNSVLSTREAVSDLRNQTGFLSRDQFNAQVEENDNRYAKLIELRAQLEEKTAYVQALEASVGFSATYAARALDLYSDHQYLALVEDAATKRTELREARSSYGSRHPELRRAEAAYTDAQRATLRMASTLTGLPAFEAERLNVSQFGDRTALLAKLVECEAERAGVQAQYSALNTRHLAEKARLEKAAIAAAQLEDLQRDFQVAEAVFASAIARAQSSKADVFASYPLVQVLENPSLPDRPSSPRKKLAVIAGVGATFLMVIALTLGWVRRSLIAWLIGVKRRDG, encoded by the coding sequence ATGGCATTTTACTCCGACATAGAGCCAGCTGCACCGCTGACCTTCCGGACCCTGATCCGCAAGTTGAGATCAAAAAGCGCACGCGCGTTGTTGTTCAAGCGCGTTTTTCGCTACATCACGGTCTTTAGCATCTGGTGTGGCGTGATTTGGTCGCCGATCGTGACTTATCTTTCCTCAGCTGCACCGGTCTATACATCTTCGATGTCGTTGATCCTGCCGGGGGCGGGGGTCTCGGCCTCCGTCAATATGGAAGGTATCGGTCAGGCCAGCTCTTTTGCATCTTCGGCCTTTGCCTCCAACTCGATCAGCCCCACTCAAACCTACAAACGACTGATCCGTGCCGACCGGATCATGCAATCCGCGGCAGATCAGCTGTCGATCCAACGTCGGGATTTGCCTCTGCCCAAAGTGACGCTGGTAGACCAGACCGGCTTGATCCACATCGAGCTGACGGGCCCTTCACCGATCGAAGCCCAAGCCCGCGCTGAGGCCGTGTTAAGCTCGTTTTTTCACGAGGTGGAACTGCTTCGCAACGATGACCAAATGGTCCGCGAAGAAGGCGCGATCCGAGCGATTGAGGAATATCGCAACTCGGTCCTGTCCACGCGAGAAGCGGTGAGTGATCTGCGCAATCAAACTGGGTTTCTGTCGCGCGATCAGTTCAATGCACAGGTCGAAGAAAACGATAACCGTTACGCCAAACTGATCGAACTGCGTGCACAGCTCGAAGAAAAAACAGCTTATGTTCAAGCGCTGGAGGCCAGTGTGGGCTTCTCTGCAACCTATGCCGCCCGCGCTTTGGATCTCTATTCCGATCATCAATACCTCGCCCTGGTCGAGGACGCCGCGACCAAGCGGACAGAGCTCCGAGAAGCGCGGTCCAGCTACGGATCCCGCCACCCAGAACTGCGTCGCGCCGAAGCCGCCTACACGGATGCACAACGCGCCACACTGCGCATGGCAAGCACACTCACGGGATTGCCTGCGTTCGAAGCAGAACGCCTGAATGTTTCTCAATTCGGAGACAGAACGGCCCTGCTGGCAAAACTGGTGGAATGCGAGGCAGAGCGGGCGGGTGTTCAGGCGCAATATAGTGCTTTGAACACCCGTCACCTTGCTGAAAAGGCGCGCTTGGAAAAAGCGGCCATTGCGGCTGCCCAGCTCGAGGACCTGCAGAGGGATTTTCAGGTGGCTGAGGCTGTCTTTGCCTCCGCAATTGCGCGGGCGCAATCCTCGAAGGCCGATGTTTTTGCATCCTATCCTCTGGTGCAGGTCCTGGAAAACCCGTCCTTGCCAGACCGTCCAAGCTCCCCGCGCAAAAAGCTTGCGGTTATCGCGGGCGTTGGGGCGACGTTTTTGATGGTGATCGCTCTGACACTGGGGTGGGTGCGCCGCAGCCTCATTGCCTGGCTGATCGGTGTGAAACGCCGCGATGGATGA
- a CDS encoding O-antigen ligase domain-containing protein — MDDLTPQNPAEAIVYKSLAWTWPFYAIGGLYVVGPVLGWTLGGLALAALYLGPATRADLRPHPIPPVIWFWVIGMLAMLPILWIGHVNWGFGTKTVIRSTIGWAKGWALMALFPLAGAILPIRREILIRGQCVVGLWILILAPLMIVAPYAGLPGKIFVSPLKAVGGPGPEYFTVFLYSIDPSSGAARWQFYAPWSPFAALLGVLMVLFAMEEKVVKWKAIGIAAGTLMVLASKSRMGLVGLVFCTIPPSLLPQLGKRWAWFALSGILVSIGLTVDRLIQGVGSAIDTFKNARADSTRVRATLQRIAEEHWREEAVWFGHGRVAPGPHLVEYMPIGSHHTWYGLLFVKGLTGLLALLIPLVFQIFLAFADALTSTRGRLPLGFALVVILLSFGENIEIQAYLLWPGLMIWGIHAREVAEKPFLPGLVPGNAPA; from the coding sequence ATGGATGATCTGACCCCCCAAAATCCGGCAGAGGCCATCGTTTACAAAAGCCTTGCATGGACCTGGCCCTTCTACGCCATCGGAGGCCTCTATGTTGTTGGCCCAGTCCTTGGCTGGACATTGGGTGGCTTGGCCTTGGCGGCCTTGTATTTGGGCCCCGCGACGCGCGCGGATTTGCGGCCACACCCCATTCCACCAGTCATTTGGTTCTGGGTCATCGGGATGCTGGCCATGTTGCCCATCCTTTGGATTGGACATGTGAACTGGGGGTTTGGCACCAAAACGGTGATCCGCTCGACCATCGGTTGGGCCAAGGGTTGGGCCTTGATGGCACTGTTTCCGCTGGCGGGGGCGATTCTGCCGATCCGGCGAGAAATCCTGATCCGCGGGCAATGCGTCGTCGGGCTCTGGATCCTGATCCTCGCGCCACTGATGATTGTTGCGCCTTATGCGGGGTTGCCGGGCAAGATCTTTGTCTCACCCCTAAAGGCTGTCGGCGGGCCGGGGCCTGAGTATTTCACCGTCTTTCTGTATTCCATCGACCCGTCGAGTGGCGCGGCGCGCTGGCAGTTCTATGCACCTTGGTCTCCTTTCGCGGCCCTATTGGGCGTGTTGATGGTGCTCTTTGCGATGGAAGAAAAGGTGGTGAAATGGAAAGCCATAGGCATCGCGGCGGGCACCTTGATGGTCTTGGCGTCAAAGTCGCGCATGGGGTTGGTTGGGCTTGTCTTCTGCACCATCCCGCCAAGCCTTTTGCCACAGCTTGGCAAGCGCTGGGCGTGGTTTGCGCTGTCGGGCATTCTGGTCAGCATTGGTTTGACGGTTGACCGGCTGATACAGGGCGTCGGCTCTGCCATAGACACTTTCAAAAACGCACGCGCTGACAGCACACGGGTGCGCGCAACCCTTCAGCGGATTGCCGAGGAACATTGGCGCGAAGAGGCGGTTTGGTTCGGTCACGGGCGAGTCGCGCCTGGACCGCATCTGGTGGAATACATGCCAATCGGCAGCCATCACACCTGGTATGGGCTGTTGTTTGTAAAAGGGCTGACAGGTCTCCTGGCCTTGTTGATCCCCTTGGTCTTTCAGATCTTTCTCGCCTTTGCCGATGCGCTCACCTCGACCCGAGGTCGCTTGCCCTTGGGCTTTGCTTTGGTCGTCATCTTGCTGTCATTTGGCGAGAACATTGAGATCCAAGCCTATCTCTTGTGGCCTGGCCTCATGATCTGGGGAATCCACGCCAGAGAGGTCGCAGAAAAGCCATTCCTGCCGGGGCTTGTCCCGGGCAATGCCCCAGCTTGA
- the rlmB gene encoding 23S rRNA (guanosine(2251)-2'-O)-methyltransferase RlmB — protein MKKPKWVVEKEQAKKAQNAETVWLFGLHAVRDALLNPAREKLRLMVTKNAHDKLADAIETAGIAPEMVDPRKFKAPIDPQSVHQGAALEVKPLNWGRLADRAIPDDDTTPRLVLLDRVTDPHNVGAILRSAEVFGAQAVIGTRHHSAPETGALAKTASGALERQPYLRMRNLADTIVELQGMGYLVLGLDGEAELTIEDALDGKRDRAVALVLGAEGPGLRQKTKETVDQLVKIDFARGFGSLNVSNAAAVALYAAKP, from the coding sequence ATGAAAAAACCCAAGTGGGTCGTTGAAAAAGAGCAGGCGAAAAAGGCGCAAAACGCCGAGACGGTCTGGCTGTTTGGGTTGCATGCGGTCCGCGATGCGTTGCTCAATCCTGCGCGCGAAAAGCTGCGGTTGATGGTCACGAAGAACGCGCATGACAAACTGGCGGATGCAATTGAAACGGCTGGGATTGCGCCGGAAATGGTGGATCCGCGCAAGTTCAAAGCGCCGATTGATCCGCAATCCGTGCATCAGGGCGCGGCTTTGGAAGTGAAACCATTGAATTGGGGACGTCTCGCGGATCGGGCGATTCCTGACGATGACACGACGCCGCGTCTGGTGCTTTTGGATCGGGTCACAGACCCTCACAATGTGGGGGCTATCTTGCGCTCGGCAGAAGTGTTCGGAGCGCAGGCCGTCATTGGTACGCGGCATCATTCGGCACCAGAGACCGGAGCCTTGGCCAAAACCGCGTCGGGTGCCTTGGAACGTCAGCCGTACCTGCGGATGCGCAACCTTGCAGATACAATCGTTGAACTGCAGGGCATGGGGTATTTGGTTCTGGGACTGGATGGTGAAGCAGAGCTGACCATCGAGGACGCACTCGACGGCAAACGCGATCGCGCTGTTGCGCTGGTCTTGGGCGCCGAAGGGCCGGGCCTGCGGCAAAAGACCAAAGAGACCGTGGATCAACTCGTGAAAATCGACTTCGCGCGGGGGTTCGGGTCACTGAATGTGTCCAACGCAGCGGCCGTCGCACTCTATGCCGCCAAGCCGTAA
- a CDS encoding YHS domain-containing (seleno)protein, with amino-acid sequence MLTRRTFVLTAMAAPAAGILATPALAMTPEVFAVDGLAIRGYDPVAYFKEQTDVEGSAEYAITWKGAEWRFASAENLADFEANPERWAPQYGGYCAFAVAKGYTAKTEANAWSIHNDKLYLNFSRAVRARWALNKEGFIKDADANWPKVLNA; translated from the coding sequence ATGCTGACCCGCCGCACCTTTGTTTTGACCGCCATGGCCGCCCCTGCCGCAGGCATCCTTGCAACGCCTGCACTCGCCATGACCCCCGAAGTTTTCGCCGTCGATGGCCTAGCCATTCGTGGCTATGACCCTGTCGCCTATTTCAAAGAACAAACCGATGTCGAAGGTTCCGCCGAGTACGCTATCACGTGGAAAGGGGCCGAGTGGCGCTTTGCCAGTGCCGAGAACCTCGCAGACTTCGAAGCCAACCCAGAGCGTTGGGCACCCCAATATGGCGGCTACTGTGCCTTTGCCGTCGCCAAAGGGTACACCGCCAAGACCGAGGCAAACGCCTGGTCGATTCACAACGACAAGCTTTATCTGAACTTCAGCCGTGCTGTCCGTGCCCGTTGGGCGTTGAACAAGGAAGGCTTCATCAAAGACGCTGACGCAAACTGGCCGAAAGTGCTGAACGCGTAA
- a CDS encoding CoA-binding protein, producing the protein METYDDAFLKSVLQRTKTVAVVGVSMNSVRPSYYVARYLGLKGFKVIPVNPGHAGKMLFGQTVRASLSEIDEPVDMVDIFRRSEAVPPIVDEAMEHLKGLKTIWMQIGVEHAEAAAKARAAGLDVIMNRCPKIEYQRLFGELRMGGFATGIISSKL; encoded by the coding sequence ATGGAAACTTATGATGATGCCTTTCTGAAATCCGTTCTGCAGCGCACCAAGACCGTGGCGGTCGTTGGCGTGTCCATGAATTCCGTGCGGCCCAGCTACTATGTCGCACGATACTTGGGGTTGAAGGGGTTCAAAGTCATTCCGGTCAATCCGGGCCATGCGGGCAAAATGCTGTTCGGCCAGACCGTAAGGGCGTCGCTCTCCGAGATCGACGAGCCTGTGGATATGGTCGACATCTTTCGCAGGTCCGAGGCGGTGCCACCTATTGTCGACGAGGCGATGGAGCATCTTAAGGGCCTTAAGACCATCTGGATGCAGATCGGGGTCGAGCATGCTGAAGCCGCCGCCAAGGCGCGGGCTGCGGGACTTGATGTGATCATGAACCGCTGTCCCAAGATAGAATATCAGCGCCTTTTTGGCGAGCTGCGCATGGGCGGGTTCGCGACGGGGATTATTTCGTCAAAACTCTAG
- a CDS encoding TetR/AcrR family transcriptional regulator, translating into MSKRKPPTLVRDDPARAPLVGNVKVTREDWLNLARNVLVDEGVGEIKIAILAEKLGVSRSSFYWYFENRRDLLEALLQEWEARNTKTLVSKCGQPSRTISEGACNFFRCFVDTSLFDHGLDFAVREWARRDVAVRARIDLADQTRLHAVTEMFLRHDYEAYDAECRARILYYMQIGYHALDVRESMDVRFGRVAGYLNGFTGHDADPEALEEFRAFAMAHAT; encoded by the coding sequence ATGAGCAAACGCAAACCCCCTACCCTTGTGCGCGATGATCCCGCGCGTGCGCCTCTGGTTGGCAATGTCAAAGTCACCCGCGAGGACTGGCTGAACTTGGCGCGCAATGTGCTGGTGGATGAGGGCGTGGGCGAAATCAAGATCGCGATCTTGGCCGAGAAGCTTGGTGTCTCGCGGTCCAGTTTCTATTGGTATTTTGAGAACCGCCGCGACCTTTTAGAAGCACTTCTGCAGGAATGGGAGGCGCGCAACACCAAGACTTTGGTCAGCAAATGCGGCCAGCCCTCGCGGACGATCAGCGAAGGAGCCTGCAACTTTTTCCGCTGTTTCGTGGACACGAGCCTGTTTGACCACGGTTTGGATTTCGCGGTTCGGGAATGGGCGCGTCGGGATGTGGCGGTGCGCGCGCGCATTGATCTGGCCGATCAGACGCGGCTGCATGCGGTGACCGAGATGTTTCTGCGGCATGACTACGAAGCCTATGACGCCGAATGCCGCGCGCGGATCCTCTACTACATGCAAATCGGCTATCACGCTTTGGATGTGCGCGAGTCTATGGACGTACGTTTCGGTCGCGTTGCGGGGTATCTCAATGGGTTTACGGGCCACGACGCCGATCCAGAGGCGCTGGAAGAGTTTCGCGCCTTTGCGATGGCCCACGCGACCTAG